In one Acidimicrobiales bacterium genomic region, the following are encoded:
- a CDS encoding PhoH family protein, whose protein sequence is MASTQVKILVPGNHLMVGLLGQHDELLRVVEAAFGDVSIHVRGNEITVEGEGREAERVGKLFEEMVSLLEAGQALDTANVGRSIDMVKADVRPSEVLTAEVLRSSRGRAVRPKTEGQKRYTDAIADNVITFGIGPAGTGKSYLAVALGVQALQAKRV, encoded by the coding sequence GTGGCATCCACCCAGGTCAAGATCCTCGTCCCCGGCAACCACCTGATGGTCGGCCTTCTCGGGCAGCACGACGAGCTGCTGCGGGTGGTGGAGGCGGCGTTCGGGGACGTCTCGATCCACGTTCGGGGCAACGAGATCACCGTCGAGGGCGAGGGCCGGGAGGCCGAGCGGGTCGGGAAGCTGTTCGAGGAGATGGTCTCCCTGCTGGAGGCGGGCCAGGCCCTCGACACCGCCAACGTGGGCCGCAGCATCGACATGGTGAAGGCCGACGTGCGGCCGAGCGAGGTGCTCACCGCCGAGGTCCTGCGCTCCAGCCGGGGCCGGGCCGTCCGCCCCAAGACCGAGGGCCAGAAGCGCTACACCGACGCCATCGCCGACAACGTCATCACCTTCGGCATCGGCCCGGCGGGGACCGGCAAGTCGTACCTGGCCGTGGCCCTGGGCGTGCAGGCGCTGCAGGCCAAGCGGGTGAA
- a CDS encoding histidine triad nucleotide-binding protein, with protein MTDCLFCRILAGEVPATEVMSTPTTYAFRDINPQAPTHVLVIPRVHITDASTLEPGHGDVLADMYSTANAVARAEGIDGGGYRLVFNVGEDSGNSVPHLHLHVIGGRRMGWPPG; from the coding sequence GTGACCGACTGTCTGTTCTGCCGCATCCTGGCCGGGGAGGTGCCCGCCACCGAGGTGATGTCCACGCCCACCACCTACGCCTTCCGGGACATCAACCCCCAGGCGCCGACGCACGTCCTGGTCATCCCGCGGGTGCACATCACCGACGCGTCGACCCTCGAGCCCGGTCACGGAGACGTGCTGGCGGACATGTACTCCACGGCCAACGCTGTGGCCCGGGCCGAGGGCATCGACGGCGGCGGCTACCGCCTGGTGTTCAACGTCGGCGAGGACAGCGGCAACAGCGTTCCCCACCTCCACCTCCACGTCATCGGGGGTCGGAGGATGGGGTGGCCGCCGGGCTAG
- the rpiB gene encoding ribose 5-phosphate isomerase B, which yields MRVAVGSDHAGFLLKQAVNAFLAGRGHEVLDLGTDSVEPVDYPPICAAVARAVVGGRAEAGVVIGGSGQGEQIAANKVHGARAALCPDEFTARLARQHNDANVCALGARIVAEPLALAVLDVFLATSFEGGRHVRRLEEIRSIEAEECATAAGGAGAPPGGGGGA from the coding sequence ATGCGCGTCGCGGTCGGTTCGGACCACGCCGGCTTCCTGCTCAAGCAGGCGGTCAACGCCTTTCTGGCCGGCCGGGGCCACGAGGTCCTCGACCTCGGGACCGACTCGGTCGAGCCCGTCGACTACCCGCCGATCTGCGCCGCCGTCGCCCGCGCCGTGGTGGGGGGCCGGGCCGAAGCCGGGGTGGTGATCGGCGGGAGCGGGCAGGGGGAGCAGATAGCCGCCAACAAGGTCCACGGAGCCCGGGCGGCTCTCTGCCCCGACGAGTTCACCGCCCGCCTGGCCCGCCAGCACAACGACGCCAACGTGTGCGCCCTCGGCGCCCGGATCGTCGCCGAGCCCCTGGCCCTGGCGGTCCTCGACGTGTTCCTGGCCACCTCGTTCGAGGGGGGCCGCCACGTCCGCCGCCTCGAGGAGATCCGCTCCATCGAGGCCGAGGAGTGCGCGACGGCCGCCGGTGGGGCTGGGGCCCCACCTGGCGGAGGAGGCGGGGCGTAG
- a CDS encoding SDR family oxidoreductase, with protein MDLRLDGKVALVTGASRGIGMAIAHAFSASGARVMLVSRKADALEEAAATMPGQVEWYAANVGEPEAAEACVAATVDRLGGLDILVNNAATNPYMGPMIDIDMPRADKTVQVNQRGVLVWTQQAWKAAMQEGGGTVINIASVGGMSVEPFIGYYNVTKAAVIHLTRQLANELAPKVRVNCIAPGLVKTYFARALWEPNEEAIARRLPLKRLGEPEDIAGTAVFLASDASSWMTGQTIVVDGGSGVGTSF; from the coding sequence ATGGATCTCAGGCTGGACGGAAAGGTGGCGCTGGTCACGGGGGCGTCGCGGGGCATCGGGATGGCCATTGCCCACGCCTTCTCGGCATCCGGGGCGCGGGTCATGCTCGTGTCGCGCAAGGCCGACGCGCTGGAGGAGGCGGCGGCCACCATGCCCGGCCAGGTGGAGTGGTACGCCGCCAACGTGGGGGAGCCCGAGGCCGCCGAGGCGTGTGTGGCCGCGACCGTCGACCGCCTCGGAGGCCTCGACATCCTGGTCAACAACGCCGCGACCAATCCCTACATGGGGCCGATGATCGACATCGACATGCCCCGCGCCGACAAGACGGTTCAGGTCAACCAGCGCGGCGTCCTGGTATGGACCCAGCAGGCGTGGAAGGCCGCCATGCAGGAGGGCGGCGGCACCGTGATCAACATCGCCTCGGTCGGGGGGATGTCGGTCGAGCCGTTCATCGGCTACTACAACGTGACCAAGGCGGCGGTGATCCACCTCACCCGCCAGCTGGCCAACGAGCTGGCGCCGAAGGTGCGGGTCAACTGCATCGCGCCCGGCCTGGTGAAGACCTACTTCGCCCGGGCCCTCTGGGAGCCGAACGAGGAGGCCATCGCCCGCCGCCTGCCGCTGAAGCGGCTCGGGGAGCCCGAGGACATCGCCGGCACCGCCGTGTTCCTGGCGTCGGACGCCTCCTCCTGGATGACCGGACAGACCATCGTGGTCGACGGGGGCTCCGGGGTCGGCACCAGCTTCTGA
- the treZ gene encoding malto-oligosyltrehalose trehalohydrolase, whose amino-acid sequence MAHRFEVWAPRPRSAEVVLADGRRHPLRPAPTSRPGWLAAQVDEAGPGTDYGFSLDGGPALPDPRSPWQPEGPDGPSRVVDHRRFAWSDGAWRGLHLPSAVVYELHVGTFSPEGTFDGAAGRLDHLVELGVTAVELMPVAEFPGPRGWGYDGVDLFAPHHAYGGPDGLKRLVDACHRRGLGVILDVVYNHLGPAGNHLGRFGPYFTDRHQTPWGQAVNFDGPGSDEVRRFFVDNALMWLADYHCDGLRLDAVHAMVDTSAVQVLEQLAAEVARLSAASGVPRWLIAESDLNDPRLVRPPLAGGYGLDAQWSDDFHHAVHALLTGERSGYYSDFGTVADLGAALRHAYVYAGRYSPYRQRSHGRPATGLPGWAFLGYSQNHDQVGNRAAGERSAALLSPGRIRVAAALVLTAPFVPLLFQGEEWAASTPFQYFTSHPDPQLGRAVSEGRRREFADFGWEPSDVPDPQDPATFERSVLDWSEPSRPPHRAVLEWYRELIDLRRRVPELTDGRLEEVDFAPAGEGSFSVRRGSVVVAVNIGPGPAVVPGPAGPAAGILLASDESCRLTSSGVELGPDSVAVLRTR is encoded by the coding sequence ATGGCGCACCGCTTCGAGGTCTGGGCCCCGCGGCCCCGCTCGGCCGAGGTGGTCCTCGCCGACGGGCGGAGGCACCCGCTCCGCCCCGCCCCCACCTCCCGTCCCGGCTGGCTCGCGGCCCAGGTCGACGAGGCCGGGCCCGGGACCGACTACGGGTTCTCCCTCGACGGGGGACCGGCCCTGCCCGACCCCCGCTCCCCGTGGCAGCCCGAGGGACCCGACGGCCCGTCGCGGGTCGTGGACCATCGGAGGTTCGCCTGGAGCGACGGGGCCTGGCGGGGGCTCCATCTGCCCTCGGCGGTGGTCTACGAGCTGCACGTCGGCACCTTCAGCCCCGAGGGCACCTTCGACGGCGCCGCCGGGCGCCTCGACCACCTCGTCGAGCTGGGGGTCACCGCCGTCGAGCTGATGCCGGTGGCCGAGTTCCCCGGGCCCCGCGGATGGGGCTACGACGGGGTCGACCTCTTCGCCCCCCATCACGCCTATGGCGGCCCGGACGGCCTGAAGCGGCTGGTCGACGCCTGCCACCGGCGGGGCCTGGGCGTCATCCTCGACGTCGTCTACAACCACCTCGGCCCGGCGGGGAACCACCTGGGCCGCTTCGGGCCCTACTTCACCGACCGCCACCAGACCCCTTGGGGTCAGGCGGTGAACTTCGACGGGCCGGGGAGCGACGAGGTGCGCCGATTCTTCGTGGACAACGCCCTCATGTGGCTGGCGGACTACCACTGCGACGGCCTGCGGCTCGACGCCGTCCACGCCATGGTCGACACCTCGGCCGTGCAGGTGCTCGAGCAGCTGGCCGCCGAGGTGGCCCGACTCTCGGCGGCGTCGGGCGTGCCCCGGTGGCTCATCGCCGAGAGCGACCTCAACGACCCCCGGCTGGTCCGGCCGCCGCTGGCCGGCGGCTACGGCCTCGACGCCCAGTGGAGCGACGACTTCCACCACGCCGTGCACGCCCTGCTGACGGGGGAGCGGTCCGGGTACTACTCCGACTTCGGCACCGTGGCCGACCTGGGCGCGGCCCTGCGGCACGCCTACGTGTACGCCGGGCGGTACTCGCCGTACCGGCAGCGCAGCCACGGCCGGCCCGCGACCGGGCTTCCGGGGTGGGCGTTCCTCGGCTATTCCCAGAACCACGACCAGGTCGGGAACCGGGCGGCGGGGGAGCGCAGCGCTGCCCTGCTCTCGCCCGGCCGGATCCGGGTCGCCGCCGCCCTGGTGCTGACCGCCCCGTTCGTGCCCCTCCTGTTCCAGGGCGAGGAGTGGGCCGCCTCGACCCCGTTCCAGTACTTCACCTCCCATCCTGACCCGCAGCTGGGCCGGGCGGTGAGCGAGGGGCGCCGCCGGGAGTTCGCCGACTTCGGCTGGGAGCCGTCCGACGTCCCCGATCCCCAGGACCCCGCCACCTTCGAGCGCTCGGTGCTCGACTGGTCCGAGCCGTCCCGCCCGCCCCACCGGGCCGTGCTCGAGTGGTACCGGGAGCTGATCGACCTCCGCCGGAGGGTGCCCGAGCTCACCGACGGACGCCTGGAGGAGGTGGACTTCGCCCCGGCGGGCGAGGGCTCGTTCAGCGTGCGGCGGGGATCTGTCGTTGTGGCGGTGAACATCGGTCCCGGCCCCGCCGTGGTGCCGGGGCCGGCCGGACCGGCAGCCGGCATCCTGCTGGCCTCGGACGAGTCGTGCCGGTTGACGTCCTCGGGAGTGGAGCTGGGGCCGGACTCGGTGGCGGTGTTGCGCACTCGTTAG